From the Micromonospora sediminicola genome, one window contains:
- a CDS encoding tyrosine-type recombinase/integrase, whose amino-acid sequence MLASTRDRPIRSPLLIWSTYRFGEGSIYQRASDGRWVGQAYVLTTDGSRKRKFVYGATWEEAHAKLTELKSRSQRGIPVPDRAWKLADYLPYWLAAFVTDLKPTTARGYESAVRLHLIPALGTKRLDGLQVQHVKAFMDDFRRKCLCCTNGLNDIRPADRRCCSVDRCCESYPSARQIQFVHALLRNALQHAMREELVPCNVAKLVRVPSPRYKVGKGLSVGQVRKILAASAGHRLHALYVVAATIGLRRGELVGLRWSDVDLDEGTLRVQQTVQRVAGQLHVLDAKTEDSEAVLPLPEVTWLALLEHQERQQAERTALAEVWQDHGLVFPSERGTPLEPTNLSRSFARLRETAGLPGVRLHDLRHTVVSLLMELGVPPHVVQAIARHADVKITLKVYAHANLDAMRQALGKLDGRLS is encoded by the coding sequence CTGCTGGCCAGCACCCGCGACAGGCCGATCCGCTCTCCGCTGCTCATCTGGAGCACGTACAGGTTTGGCGAAGGCTCCATCTACCAGCGCGCCAGCGATGGCCGCTGGGTCGGACAGGCATACGTCCTGACGACGGACGGCAGCCGTAAGCGCAAGTTCGTCTACGGCGCCACCTGGGAGGAAGCCCATGCCAAGCTCACCGAGCTGAAGTCGAGATCCCAGCGCGGCATACCCGTACCCGATCGGGCTTGGAAGCTCGCCGATTACCTGCCCTACTGGCTGGCCGCCTTCGTCACTGACCTCAAGCCCACTACCGCGCGGGGATACGAGAGCGCAGTACGTCTGCACTTGATCCCCGCACTCGGCACCAAGCGCCTCGATGGCTTGCAGGTACAGCACGTCAAGGCGTTCATGGACGACTTCCGGCGCAAGTGCCTCTGCTGCACCAATGGCCTCAACGACATTCGTCCTGCTGACCGGCGGTGTTGCTCCGTTGACCGCTGCTGCGAGAGCTACCCCAGCGCACGGCAGATTCAGTTCGTGCATGCGTTGCTGCGCAACGCGCTCCAACACGCGATGCGCGAGGAGCTGGTGCCCTGCAACGTCGCCAAGCTCGTCCGGGTTCCCTCGCCTCGCTACAAGGTCGGTAAGGGTCTGTCCGTCGGCCAGGTGCGCAAGATCCTCGCCGCCTCTGCTGGTCATCGGCTCCACGCGCTCTACGTCGTGGCCGCCACGATCGGCCTCCGGCGCGGTGAACTGGTCGGGCTCCGCTGGTCGGACGTCGACCTGGACGAGGGCACCTTGCGGGTTCAGCAGACCGTCCAGCGGGTGGCGGGACAGCTCCACGTCCTGGACGCCAAGACCGAGGATTCGGAGGCGGTGTTGCCGCTGCCCGAGGTCACCTGGCTCGCTCTGCTTGAGCACCAGGAGCGCCAGCAGGCCGAACGGACTGCGCTCGCAGAGGTCTGGCAGGACCACGGCCTCGTCTTCCCCTCCGAGCGGGGCACCCCGTTGGAGCCGACCAACCTCAGCCGTTCGTTTGCTCGGCTTCGGGAGACCGCCGGTCTGCCCGGTGTCCGCCTTCATGATCTGCGGCACACGGTCGTGTCGCTGCTGATGGAGTTGGGCGTCCCGCCGCACGTCGTTCAGGCCATCGCCCGCCACGCGGACGTGAAGATCACCCTCAAGGTCTACGCTCACGCCAACCTTGATGCGATGCGTCAGGCGCTCGGCAAGCTCGACGGGCGGCTGTCATGA
- a CDS encoding HNH endonuclease: MPYWLESDTFADEAVWDVLAAGDANLVDHLQAAYCRLKAKASHIKKDGYLTEPTAVRYARRRKYLDLLCTPVLDEQPLLHRPGDECRCLGDAWIEGYDYRIHNFLRRNPSRAEYERNQAQKADLRSAPLKAMVYARDAGACRYCRSGPLSAKAGRARDRRKVLTFDHVDPDLPAGEDGVNLVVCCARCNEHKGHRTPYEADMVLLAEPTSSEKAAWTNRDQVLNDLPDQQQITDETATDHRSDADPNADRITDRTDDRIADPNDNTTGEVYPQNGGHQHEQRSATVEGGAGEGRVGHRPDHPDPTRRPTQPARAPDSPDIYHRRSRAPAPPTAPPDYAWPPGSVPATPPATHEETR, translated from the coding sequence ATGCCCTACTGGTTGGAGAGCGACACCTTCGCGGACGAGGCCGTCTGGGACGTCCTCGCCGCCGGCGACGCCAACCTGGTCGACCACCTCCAGGCCGCCTACTGCCGCCTCAAGGCCAAGGCCAGCCACATCAAGAAGGACGGCTACCTCACCGAGCCCACCGCCGTCCGGTACGCCCGCCGGCGCAAGTATCTCGACCTCCTGTGCACGCCGGTCCTCGACGAGCAGCCGCTGCTGCACCGCCCCGGCGACGAGTGCCGCTGCCTCGGCGACGCCTGGATCGAGGGCTACGACTACCGGATCCACAACTTCCTGCGCCGCAACCCGAGCCGCGCTGAGTACGAACGCAACCAGGCCCAGAAGGCCGACCTGCGCTCCGCACCACTCAAGGCCATGGTCTACGCCCGCGACGCCGGCGCGTGCCGCTACTGCCGCTCCGGGCCGCTGAGCGCGAAGGCCGGCCGGGCCCGCGACCGCCGCAAGGTCCTCACGTTCGACCACGTCGACCCGGACCTGCCCGCCGGCGAGGACGGCGTCAACCTCGTCGTCTGTTGCGCCCGCTGCAACGAGCACAAGGGCCACCGCACCCCGTACGAGGCCGACATGGTCCTCCTGGCCGAGCCCACGTCCTCCGAGAAGGCCGCCTGGACCAACCGCGACCAGGTCCTCAACGACCTCCCCGATCAGCAACAGATCACCGACGAAACAGCGACCGATCACCGATCAGACGCTGATCCGAACGCTGATCGCATCACTGATCGAACAGACGACCGGATCGCTGATCCGAACGACAACACCACGGGTGAGGTGTATCCGCAGAACGGCGGTCACCAGCACGAACAACGGTCCGCGACGGTCGAGGGGGGTGCCGGGGAGGGTCGGGTCGGGCACCGCCCTGATCACCCTGATCCGACCCGCCGCCCCACCCAACCCGCCAGGGCCCCGGACTCCCCGGACATCTACCACCGGCGCTCGCGAGCACCCGCTCCTCCGACCGCCCCTCCCGACTACGCCTGGCCTCCCGGCTCCGTGCCCGCCACCCCACCCGCCACCCACGAGGAGACCCGGTGA
- a CDS encoding helix-turn-helix domain-containing protein: MTTSRGSRASAFIAVNGDAIREARKQRGLSIEQLATRVGVTKPYISKLELGHSLRCSVTVHASLVRILRPARSDAFRADKAVA, encoded by the coding sequence ATGACGACTTCCAGGGGATCGCGCGCAAGCGCCTTCATCGCCGTCAACGGCGATGCCATCCGGGAGGCGCGGAAGCAGCGGGGGCTGTCGATCGAGCAGCTCGCCACGCGGGTCGGGGTCACGAAGCCGTACATCAGCAAGCTGGAGCTGGGTCACTCGCTCCGCTGCAGCGTGACCGTCCATGCGTCGCTCGTTCGCATTCTGCGTCCGGCCCGCTCCGACGCCTTCCGCGCCGACAAGGCGGTGGCCTGA